ATACTCAATTCCATTTTACAGGACAGGAGCCCCTGTCACTTTACAGCTTTTTGGCACAGTCGGGACAATACACATGCTCCTGATGGAAAACAAAGCGCTTGTTGGCCAGATTCACGGAGCATTTTTTGCAGTGGAAGCAGTAGTCGTGCCAGGATTGTCCTTCATAGGCCACCACACTGGAGCCTTTACCAAACCCTGTGGAAAACacaaaagagaacaaaagagaaaattgagTGAATACAGGTGAGAGATACACGGCTGCCTTGCCCATTTACAGAGCTAATAAGCACAGGGCAGGatctgcccagctcccaggccaccCCTCTCCACCGTGATCTGTCCCCTACGCCATGCCGCCGTGACCCTGCTACAGCTCTCAAGGACCTCAGAAGATTCCAGAGCTCAGCCAAAGGTTTCTGTGATTTAAAGAACCCACAATCCCATGCCACTTCAATCGCCCTGTAACACTTGCACCGTCCTCCCAGCATAACCAGTTTCTTTGATTTAGGTCAGGGCCATGGCATCAAAgtggccaccaggaggcaaacTTGGGCTGTTCGTGGGGTATGCACTTACCGGGCCTCGAGGAGCTGCTAAGCTTCGATTTTTTCTATAAAGAACCACCACCCACGAGGGACAAGTCCTCTCTCCACCCGGATGCCTGCCCCGGAGGTTGGCGCTGGGAAACAGGGTGAGAGGCAAGCGTTTCCCGTGGCACACTGGGGGCTTCCTAGCTTTAGAGACTGGGTGGCTCACTCTTGACACAGTCCTTTTCCCTGAGGATGGCAAAAGTCTTCTCAAATGTACATTTCAAGGCTCCCCGGGGAGATGGGAACAGTGGAGGCGGGGAAAGGGCCCAGGGCACGTGGATCGCGGCCGCGAGATGAGGAATGAAATGATTAGCTCGGGTGGCAACAaagctgcccacaggcacctctGAGCTAGCCTTCAGCTATGGGGTGTTATGATCCCAGCCTATCACTCTtcagcctccctccccttccttcccctagcctctaccccaccctcaccaccccttccccccctcccctccccgcccccacccccacccccaatatccCACGCGTGCGCAGTGCCTGCCCATGGCCTGCCCATGGCGTGGGTCTCAGGCTCGTGAACTCCGCAGCACAGCATCGTTAGTCAGCAGCAGTCAGGAAGTGTTCTGTATTGCAAAGGCTAACCTGGCCTGGGGGAGAATTCAAAACTATTTGGGGGTCTTCAGGACCACAATGGCAAGGGGAGGGGGCATTCTTAGGGGCCTTTATGGATGAAACCGAAGTAGGAAAATGAGAGTTGGTTACCATGCGCAAAACCTAGCCTGGCCGACTTAGCAAGGACTCTTTAGCCTACCAGTGATGGGGTTCTTGCATCCAGCACACTTCTTGGCCACAAAGTTCTTGTAGCAATCCACGCAGTAATACTGGTCCTCCACAGCGGTGAAACGCTGCCCAGCCAGCTTCTTAGAGCAGGTAACACACACAAAGCACTCGGCATGCCAGGGCTGATCCTGGTAAGTGATTCCTCCAGATGTGATGGCCTAGACCAGGGAGTGTAGCACCGAATTCAGATTCAACAACTCTTttgttgaatgcctactatgtaccaggcactgtgctgggcgcTTTGGTCtacaatatctcatttaatcaccaTAACGGCCATGGGAGGCAGGTGCTATTATTACCCCCAGGTTACAGGTGAagatactgaggctcagagaaggcgaACTAGGTGGTGGAGACAGGCCTCTAGAGCCCCGGCTGCCTGTGCCTCCAGGGTGAGTGCCTTTCAGACAGCCTGAGTTGGCCCCATACAGTTTTCTACtcccagtctcctcatctgtaaaatgagcataaTAATTCCCACATCACAGGGCCGTCGTGGGGATGGAATGGGATAGTGTGTGTGCAAGTGCTCTGCCAACTGTCAAAAACGCTTCTAGAAACAATAGTCCATATAGATCTCCCTTGACAACATACCTTGTTGCACTTCACGCAATGCTTGGCAAATTTGGACTCATGGCAAGTCACGCAGTAGAAGTCCTCCCCTTTCGGGAAGAAGCTTCCAGAGCCGATGACTTGCTTGCAGTTGCTGCAGGTGAAGCAGTCTTTGTGCCAGACGGTCCCCTTGTACTCCACATTCTGATCTCCTGCAGGGGGAGGAAGCAATTGGATAGCCCCACTGATAGTGCTCTGCAGGGGGCTGCATCCACTCAACTCCAACCATGGGCCCTCCAGAGGTGAGGGAATGCAGGCCCTGCAGTGACTGGCCTCACACTTCTGATGAGCCTACCCGTGGAAGGTTCCTCAACAATGGCCTACTTGTGGGTGTGCCAACCCAGATCTGTCAGGGAGGGGACCCCAGCTGTAGTGTTTGAGGAATAGACACCCGAGACCCCACTCCCACACCCTTTGTGGACTTAGAGATTCTATAAGGGATGGTCTGACCCAGAGTTACATTCTAAGGAAAAAGCATGCTTCCATCACTTACTCTACCCAAATGAGAAAGTGCTACATACTTTTCACTTCCTTCTCTTGCCACAGACAGTTCTCTCCAGTGGTCTTTAGTTTCcgaatgtgtgcgtgtgtgcgagCATATATGTGTAcgcatgtatacatatatatatatatgcgtgCATATATATGCTAAAAGCTAAAAGCAGCTCCCAGTAGCATTAGCCCCATCGTCCCAAGCAACCCCACATCATCTCTGCCCATAGGCCTCCTCCCTGGCCATCCCAGGAGTGAGTATGGGCAGTACCTGCCACAATTGGCTTGAAGCAGCCCTTGCACTTGGGGGAGTCCTCCCGAGTGGTGCACTTGTTGCACAGGATCTTGTTGTCCTTGGACATAAAAGTCTCGTTGGCCAAGGGGTGCAGGCACTTGGCACAGCGGAAGCAGGTGTCATGCCAGTAGCGGTTCTTATAGTGCACCTCCTGGAAACCAAGCAGAAGGATGGGCTGCTGTGACACAGGGGTGctaggaggggggcaggggcctACTACTACCCCTTACACCTGGGGATGCCCTGACGTGAATGTTCTAATTGAGAAACATGAAGGACACTGAGGTGAGGATGGAAGACTCACAGTTCCTGAAACAAGAGAAAGTACAACCAACAAAGCTGGCATGGGCCTTGGCACCAGCCGCTCCAAGTCCTACACAGAGAGCTCAGGACACTGTCAAGGGAACAAGCACTAGAAGCAAGGGTGGCTGGCTCCTGGGCCGGGGCCTCTTGTTTCCTTGTCTCCGTGCCACTGCCTGTCCTGACTTCCACATGGGTAGCTGCAATGATGAGGAGGACTCAGGAGAGGGCGGGCTTTTGTTGTCTCAGTCACAGGACAACCAACCCGTCCGGTCCCAATGTTACCTTGGAGTCCGCACCGATGGGCTTGCGGCATTCCACACAGGTGTTGGCGCAGAACTTGTCAAAGCACTTCAGGCAGCAGTGGTGGCCATCCTTTTCCACGTACTTCTTCCCCTGCAGAGGGTCCCTGCAGTAGTGGCAGTCAAACTTCTCAGCCATGGTGCCCACCTTGTACCTGGAGGGACCTATGGGggcaaacagaaaaaacaaatgaCGACTGGAAAGACCAGCATACTGTGCCACAGAGGCttccgggggttgggggggggaagcTGTGCAAGGCCTCATGGGGCCTGCAGGCACCAAGGCCAGAGACACTTCACTGAGACTCCTAGGAAGAAAGAACCCTTGAGGGTAGCTCCCCAGGGGCCAGAAGGCCAAAGGTCAGGGAAGTCCCTGGGGACTTGGGAGAAACCCCTGCTGGGATATCCCGCTGTGCTGCTTCACAGGACACTGAGGGGGGCAAGTGGATCAGAGCTTGTGTTGGCCCGACAGGGGCTCTGGGCAGTGCAGTGGCTCTGAGCAGTGATGTGAAGGAGTGCGGGGGTGTGACGGAGCAGCCAAGAGAGAAGGAATTGTTTTACATAAAGGGACGCACAGCTTTAGGCACAGTCTGCATGCAGCAGCTGTGGGGTGAGTGATACTATTCAGGACATTGGCTGTTTGAAAAATtgcaattttaaagtaaaatctgGGGGGAAGGGAATAACTTATAAAAAGTGTTAAGCTGATTATtccaggctggctggctggctcagcCGGCTTGTGGAGGAGGGAGGTGCCCAGACCCTCTGCTTCATGGGCTACGCTCTAGAGCAGCTGTGGCCAACCGGTGGTCCGAGGACCACGGGTCCGTGAGGgccaaaaggttggtgactgctgttcAAGACAGTAAGCCAGAAACCTCCCTGCCAGCTTCCAGCTCCTCCTCCATAACTTCttagtggggtggggggtgaggggtggaggggtggaatAGCATCTTCCTGAAGCCTCACTTTCCTCCTGACTGTAAAATTCAGTTCATCTGAACAAAGACTTACTGCTGTCTCTAGACAATGCTAGGCACCCAAGCAATCCTTATTAATTTGCttaatctggaaacagcctaagtgcccatggacataagacaccgggggataggggaggctaggggactgtctagggcggggggaaaaatggacacatatgtaataccctttgtaatactttaagcaataaaaaaaaatttgcttaAAATGTCTGCATTAACTTTAAATCTGGCAGAACACTTTTATATCCTACAGAGTTTTGTCTAAGGTAAACTGACTGACTTCTGAGACCTGGGCAATCAAGCAAGAGAAAATTAAAGTGGCACTCTCAACTGGTACTGGCAAATTTTGCAACTGTAAATTACTTGTCATAGTGATGTGCAGTTTTAGGACATGCCAAAATTAAATCCCCCTTTGTTCAAGCAAGTGAGAGGATAGATATAGTCAATGAAGTGATACTATTCAGGACATTGGCTGTTTGAAAAATtgcaattttaaagtaaaatctgGGGGAAGGGAATAACTTATAAAAAGTGTTAAGCTGATTATTCCAATAACTTCTTCCACTGCCTTCATATGAACAAGTCCCCTCATCCCATCCTGAttgacccccacccacccctgactCTAGATCACCCACTTGCAATTACAAACACTGCTAAGGCACCCTGTTAATCCTGTCATCAAAAAGGTACCAAATGTGAGTATCTACAAGTTCTCAGCTTCTTAAACATATATTAACTTGTTTGTCTCTCCCTGAACAAGAAACTTACACAGACAAATAAATAGCAAGTATTTAATTTGCTCAGGAAACAGAGAATGGAGACTATTTGTCCAACTACCCACAAACATGGTTATTGTGCTAGCAGATATCCCCAGCATAATTTAGAAAGAATGAGGGAAAAGCAATGAGCAGTTGCCCGATACTCACCGCAGCTCTTCCACTAACTGAACAGCCCCAAACTCCCTCTTTGGGTCCCAttcccagccttttttttttatacaaacaCATGTCCAAGTTGTTTGGATCTTGTTGCCATAGGCAACCAAATAGCAGAGTGTGAGCTAAGGAAACCACACCCTGTGTCTCAGACCCTGCCTCGGTGAAGGCTGGTGAACTGTCACTCAGAATTGGGTCAGTTTCTGAAGCCAGCCCAGCAAAAGAGGGAATCAGACCACTGAACAAGCTTCATGTTCTGAGCCAGCCCAGATCCAGTTTGTGCTGGCACACAGACAGACCCCTCATCTCCAGAGAGTGATGATTGAAACATTCTTGGGCAAAGATAATTGCTCGAGACAGCTGTATCACAGCAGATATTTATCAAGACCAGAGAATAGTTCTTACTAGTACTTTCCCCAAAAAGGAAAGCAGGATGTTCCCTTACACAATTGAGTTAGAAATGGAAAGTAGAGACATGGTGAAACCAGGGTCCATCTCCTTGAACTATACAGTTTACATAAGGCAGCTTTAAAACTGCCTTTAGCCTCAACATATAGAAAAATGTGCCTGTCACAGTGATAGCATGTTGAAAATCACTTTCCTATTTCATTCTTGCTGGTCCTTCACATGTCACATAAAATCTTTATCTTACTAGCTTTTTCCATATTGAAATTGTGCACTCAACAAAAAtttactttcttaaaatctcCAGTAACAGTAAATGCCAGGAAATTAAATTATCAGTGGCTCCTAAATGCCATTTGGCAGGAAATCAGAATCTATAAGATTAGACTACCCTGTCTAGTTATCTCAGCTGGTTTAGCCTTTCAGACCATCATCTTGGACCATATTTGAAAATCCCTTCTCCCTTACCAAAGTCCCTATTTACAGAATAAAACTTCGAACATTACTCATTTTAATCTCACGCTCTTCTAGGCTTCAAGATGATGAAATAATCCATCGTTTTCCAATGAACATGGAAGTACCAGAGTGTGTTGTACATGGAGTCACATTCAATGAAGTTGCTCACCACTCTTATCATTCTTATAGTACAAGGTCTTAACCCAAGCAAAGGGCAAATTAAAAGAATCCATCCCAAGTTAATGATGTTTTGGGATACTAGCTttaggcattatttttttttctttctgcagtGTGAAAAATCCAGGGTCACCCTTTTAGAACTGATTTCCACAGTGGACtcaagcttttttcttttttaaaaaaatcctcacctgaggatatgtttttcattgattctaaaaagagaagaagggagaggggagtgagagaaagagaaaacactgatgtgtaagagaaacatcgatcagttccCTCTCGTACATGccatgactggggatcaaacccacaacctgggtatgtgccctgactagaaatcgaacccatgactgccgggagccggtccatgcttgctgtttcaagggacctggcatatatggcatacttttcttaatatgtttgctcaccttcttggcactatgtgttttaaccaaggtcacctctgagaaaggttgtttccccaggtagggattttaccctgaagttagggagggaataaaaccccttaactaagtgccaggcgggtaattaatcactttaactacaaacaatcatgcttaagctacataatctttactccctggaatggagataagaaacgccctaacctttgtaatagagattgacaggattaaaatgaactggtataaatacagatgtaacaagacagaaagacacagaactaaggacacagggcttggaagacaggaccaagagagacagagcctaggcacagaacctacacagaacgtcctctagagacagaagaacttcgctggcgagagcatgccggaggatcctggagagggactggcctcggagcctagagacagagcctagcgggagaacatggcaagggatcctggactgaacctgactacagagattggcaggagaacctgacttgaacctggtgaccaaacctggctggagaagtccctgtgtcattccttcttcgccgactccgtccacacctttggggacccctggacctgctggggttggaccccggcacatgaccctttggtgcacaggaagatgtccaaacaactgagcagccaGGGCAAACCTTTCTCATATGTGTGGAAACACTTATTTGTCAAGATAAAATAGGCACTTCTAGGAATGTTGGCTTTATTGCCTAATAAGTGACAGGCTGGAAATACTTAACGCAAGTTAACAATGTCGATGGCAAATTCGTAAACTTTAGTACTCTTTTGCAATAAATCCAATTAATTGGAACTCGGCAACCCGAATTAGTTTACCTCGTGTTTTTCTAACCTTATGATTATTTggtctcaaactatttcaaactGTCACACAGTGTGCTTAGGAGGAAGCTGGAATAATACATTCCTGCTGATGAGATAGTTACCATGTCAAAACTTTGAATAAAATATGAACGATGTGTACAAGAGCAAAATATTTTGTTACCACTTATCTTCAAAGAGGTTAACAACTCTAAGAGCTTATAAATGACAACACTGAGAGCTTCCGAAAAGACAGAAAATACCCAGATTTGTGGGCTCCATCGAAATGAGATCTAGTTAGGCGCTGACTTCATGATGAGAGAAAAGCTttgtactttcttttctttccctttgttgTAAATAAGagaatagagaaaaatgatggAATTGATCTTTTTTCTTTGGGGCTCTCTTTAATCTTAATTAATGACATATACTGAGGTGTTTATCTCCGAGGGAACAATTTTTATCCCTTTAGCAATTTCTAAGTACATGAAATCCGAAGACTTTTAACCTCCCCGAACTTCAGATGTTTGCCTTGACCTCGTGCTGTTATCTGGGAAAGGGCATGTCATCAATCATTAAATGAAACTTGGATACATATAACTACAGCTCTGCTTCCCTTCCTGCCTGTCTCTGTCCAGGCCATGTTTGCCCTAGGGTAGCTCTCTAATTTTAACCTCACAGTGTGGCCCTCATCTGGACATGGTGAGGAGGTTTCTGTATCACAGAAAAGTTTGCCAATATACTAGGAGCCCCAGAAACCTAATTCAGGGCCTTGTATACACAAGTAACACAGTACATGCCTATTGACTGACAGACGGAGATAAGTCACCACCATTAAAagcttttaaaacttcttttattaaaagcattttataacAAGTATTTCTGTTTTGGAAaatcaggggcagctcctgtgacCCTAAGGTGCTGACATCTAACCTACCGTCCTTTATAGACTTAGTAGGTTAGAATGCAGTTGGAAATGTAACTGGACGATCAAGTTTTAGATATTTATTCCAAGGTGGTAGCCTGACTTTCATGCTGTGCCTGCTTCAAAAGCCACATCATTCTTCACTTAATAAACAAGCTTCCTCTTTCAGAAAATTCCTGAACAACGTCCAACATGCTACGAAGTGCCTACATAAACCTCAGtatatcaataaaaacttttgggtttttatttaatCGTGCACATATGTAAATAATATAACATTGCaactttttttctataaatctcTCATTAgagaaaattatatttgtatttaataaTCTTGCTtgtatttttatgtgtattttctcaCATATTTCATACTAATGTTCATTTTCCCCTCCTGCCTAAGTGGctcaaaataagaatatttaggGAAAAAGTGAATATTATAACTAGGTTGCATTTTTCTAACTAAGCACTTTCTCTGAGTGGTATAATGTACAGTGTAAACAGTGAACAGCAacccaaatggaaaaaaaagttcAGTCTATTTCTGGTCTGTTAATTGCTAAGTCCAACATACCAGTATGTTAGTCACTCTGTGTATAAATATTGGCTTCTAAAGAAAGGGTATATTGCTTTCCTGAGAACATTCAACAAATGGAACGGAGCCATTTGCAGATGAATAAGACCCTTGTTTAATAGACATGCTCACGCACCTGGGGGTGTCGTCAGACATTTGGGAATAAACGCCTAAGTAGCTGGAATGAGGCGAAGTTCATGAGTCATGGTTGAAAAGTAGTCTTTCATAGAATTTCATAGAAAATCAGAAAGTgttttttcccttaaaaacagAATGTGTGCAGAATGATTCAATGTTATTAACAACTTCACTTGTACACTgcatttaggaaaaaaacatataaatctCTTTTGGATAACTGATAGACAGGTAACACAATTTAGATTTTATCTGGTATCAGGAGGGTTAGAGATTATTAAACAAAAAATCATGTCACTGAACTTCCACTAGGTCAGATTCTATTCTAGTGCTATTTTGTTCATAGTTGAAGCTttccttaacattttttaaattgatgaggggggggggatggggggaaccttgatcggttgcttcccacacatacCCAACCCAGGATCAAATATGCaatttgggtatgtgccctaaccaggaattgaacccaccagcttttggtgcatggggcagggcaatgctccaaccaactgagccacctaccCAGGGCGAAACTTTCCTTAATGTTGTATACATTATGTGCAGCATGTTCTGTCTTCCCTATAGGAAAAAAGCACTTCCAACCTGACAGCAATAAAACatgtgtttttagtttctctagCTGTGGTGAAGCAGTAGGCAGTCATTTAGTGGTAATTATAAGTACAAAACATTCAGCTTCACCCTCAACCATATCTTCTGACTACtattttttcagttatttaaagCCAATCCAGTTTGATTATTCCCTCTCACCTCACCTTTTCATTTTCCATCCCTGCCCTGAGAATAGACTGCTGGGGCTGTG
The sequence above is a segment of the Myotis daubentonii chromosome X, mMyoDau2.1, whole genome shotgun sequence genome. Coding sequences within it:
- the FHL1 gene encoding four and a half LIM domains protein 1 isoform X3, translated to MASHRHSGPSRYKVGTMAEKFDCHYCRDPLQGKKYVEKDGHHCCLKCFDKFCANTCVECRKPIGADSKEVHYKNRYWHDTCFRCAKCLHPLANETFMSKDNKILCNKCTTREDSPKCKGCFKPIVAGDQNVEYKGTVWHKDCFTCSNCKQVIGSGSFFPKGEDFYCVTCHESKFAKHCVKCNKAITSGGITYQDQPWHAECFVCVTCSKKLAGQRFTAVEDQYYCVDCYKNFVAKKCAGCKNPITGFGKGSSVVAYEGQSWHDYCFHCKKCSVNLANKRFVFHQEHVYCPDCAKKL
- the FHL1 gene encoding four and a half LIM domains protein 1 isoform X4; this encodes MASHRHSGPSRYKVGTMAEKFDCHYCRDPLQGKKYVEKDGHHCCLKCFDKFCANTCVECRKPIGADSKEVHYKNRYWHDTCFRCAKCLHPLANETFMSKDNKILCNKCTTREDSPKCKGCFKPIVAGDQNVEYKGTVWHKDCFTCSNCKQVIGSGSFFPKGEDFYCVTCHESKFAKHCVKCNKGLVKAPVWWPMKDNPGTTTASTAKNAP
- the FHL1 gene encoding four and a half LIM domains protein 1 isoform X2, which translates into the protein MAEKFDCHYCRDPLQGKKYVEKDGHHCCLKCFDKFCANTCVECRKPIGADSKEVHYKNRYWHDTCFRCAKCLHPLANETFMSKDNKILCNKCTTREDSPKCKGCFKPIVAGDQNVEYKGTVWHKDCFTCSNCKQVIGSGSFFPKGEDFYCVTCHESKFAKHCVKCNKAITSGGITYQDQPWHAECFVCVTCSKKLAGQRFTAVEDQYYCVDCYKNFVAKKCAGCKNPITGKRTVSRVSHPVSKARKPPVCHGKRLPLTLFPSANLRGRHPGGERTCPSWVVVLYRKNRSLAAPRGPGLVKAPVWWPMKDNPGTTTASTAKNAP
- the FHL1 gene encoding four and a half LIM domains protein 1 isoform X1, translating into MASHRHSGPSRYKVGTMAEKFDCHYCRDPLQGKKYVEKDGHHCCLKCFDKFCANTCVECRKPIGADSKEVHYKNRYWHDTCFRCAKCLHPLANETFMSKDNKILCNKCTTREDSPKCKGCFKPIVAGDQNVEYKGTVWHKDCFTCSNCKQVIGSGSFFPKGEDFYCVTCHESKFAKHCVKCNKAITSGGITYQDQPWHAECFVCVTCSKKLAGQRFTAVEDQYYCVDCYKNFVAKKCAGCKNPITGKRTVSRVSHPVSKARKPPVCHGKRLPLTLFPSANLRGRHPGGERTCPSWVVVLYRKNRSLAAPRGPGLVKAPVWWPMKDNPGTTTASTAKNAP